From a region of the Acinetobacter calcoaceticus genome:
- a CDS encoding NAD-dependent epimerase/dehydratase family protein, with protein sequence MHILFIGYGKTSQRVAKQLFEKEHQITTISRSVKTDSYATHLVQDIFKLDLSKIEPVDVVYILLSPTEGTVEGYQHTYVDSIEPIREALKIHPVKKIIVVSSTRVYGENTGEIIDDFSEIQPSDAQGHILHTMELLWQKHYPNQCVIVRPTGIYGTSVTRLKKMAENSQSYPNIHYSNRIHIDDLARFLAFMARYETDQASYIVTNNQPLPLHEIILWFQKQLGLPELTLESNHTSGKRIYAKHLLQTGFQLEHPICFNDYLLCLNVHGTK encoded by the coding sequence ATGCATATATTATTTATCGGTTATGGTAAAACATCTCAGCGTGTTGCTAAACAACTATTTGAGAAAGAACATCAAATTACCACAATCAGCCGTAGTGTAAAAACGGATAGTTACGCAACCCATCTAGTTCAAGATATCTTTAAACTTGATTTAAGTAAAATTGAACCTGTAGATGTCGTATATATTTTACTTTCCCCGACAGAAGGTACGGTTGAGGGCTATCAGCATACGTATGTAGATAGTATTGAACCGATTCGAGAAGCATTAAAAATACATCCGGTAAAAAAAATAATTGTAGTCTCTTCTACGCGGGTATATGGTGAAAATACAGGAGAGATCATTGATGATTTTAGCGAAATTCAGCCAAGTGATGCACAAGGCCATATATTGCATACTATGGAGCTACTTTGGCAGAAGCACTATCCAAACCAATGTGTAATTGTTCGCCCTACAGGTATTTATGGAACTTCCGTTACCCGTTTGAAGAAAATGGCTGAAAATAGTCAAAGCTATCCAAATATACATTATAGCAATCGAATACATATTGATGATTTAGCAAGATTTTTGGCTTTTATGGCTCGTTATGAAACTGATCAAGCGAGCTATATTGTGACTAATAATCAACCATTGCCCTTGCATGAAATTATCTTGTGGTTTCAAAAACAATTGGGATTGCCCGAGTTAACTTTAGAATCGAACCACACTTCAGGTAAAAGAATTTATGCTAAACACTTGCTTCAAACAGGTTTTCAATTAGAGCATCCAATTTGCTTTAATGACTATTTATTATGTTTAAATGTTCATGGTACAAAATAA
- a CDS encoding putative solute-binding protein, which produces MKKICLALILSITTAYSWAEDQVWCAYDPIGSQGDITRRLNDIRLYAQQYQVKFKVVTYQKEQQAIQAFDEGKCSGLAASNFNTYRYNQFMGSTAGIGLIPNNRTAKSLLQLLNHPTVEKRLISKDYEAVGMIPIGTAYMVLKNKKISRVAQLRNQRIGVLPNNPPQQALVRSVGGQPVYVDLSNAIVQFKQDKIDIVPAPIYGLLPYNLQKEFGPDVQVINFPLAYFGVNLIIKPQAYPANFGRKIRGWFVQNSQLLTNRATQWENHLPAYYWVDVSFYEKQSYDVMVAKIRNQYVLSGYYDAYFVQLMKRLRCMDDPRYFECPIR; this is translated from the coding sequence GTGAAAAAAATTTGCTTAGCTCTTATTTTGAGCATAACAACAGCTTATAGTTGGGCCGAGGATCAGGTGTGGTGTGCATATGACCCGATTGGTTCCCAAGGGGATATCACACGTCGTTTAAATGACATTCGATTATATGCCCAGCAATATCAAGTCAAATTTAAAGTGGTTACTTATCAAAAAGAACAACAGGCCATACAGGCTTTTGATGAGGGTAAATGTTCAGGTTTAGCGGCATCTAATTTTAATACTTATCGTTATAACCAGTTTATGGGGAGTACCGCAGGTATCGGGCTCATTCCTAATAATCGTACCGCTAAAAGCTTATTGCAGCTTTTAAATCATCCAACAGTCGAGAAAAGGCTCATTTCTAAGGACTATGAAGCAGTAGGGATGATTCCTATTGGCACTGCTTATATGGTCCTAAAAAATAAGAAAATCTCTAGGGTTGCTCAATTAAGAAATCAACGTATTGGCGTATTACCAAATAATCCACCACAACAGGCATTGGTCCGAAGTGTGGGTGGTCAGCCAGTTTATGTTGATTTATCTAATGCAATTGTTCAGTTTAAGCAAGACAAAATCGATATTGTTCCAGCTCCTATATATGGATTATTGCCCTATAATTTACAGAAAGAATTTGGGCCAGATGTCCAAGTCATTAACTTTCCTTTGGCATATTTCGGTGTCAATTTAATTATTAAGCCACAAGCTTATCCTGCTAATTTTGGCCGAAAAATTCGAGGATGGTTTGTTCAAAACAGTCAATTACTGACTAACCGTGCGACCCAGTGGGAAAATCATTTACCTGCTTATTATTGGGTAGATGTCTCTTTTTATGAAAAACAGAGCTATGACGTTATGGTTGCAAAAATACGCAATCAGTACGTACTTTCAGGTTATTACGATGCTTATTTTGTTCAACTGATGAAGCGTCTGCGTTGTATGGATGATCCGCGCTATTTTGAATG